The following coding sequences are from one bacterium window:
- a CDS encoding cupin domain-containing protein, whose translation MSQETEKQTLESLRGHSQPVDRLAEYQAGSIVSTRIIQKKAGNVTAFAFDQGQELSEHTAPFDALVTLVDGEANIMVGGSWNKMRSGEAILLPANVPHAVKAVTRFKMLLTMIRS comes from the coding sequence ATGTCACAAGAAACCGAAAAACAGACACTCGAATCCCTTCGAGGCCACTCGCAGCCTGTGGATCGCTTGGCCGAATATCAAGCGGGCTCCATCGTCAGTACCCGCATCATTCAAAAAAAGGCCGGGAACGTCACCGCTTTCGCCTTTGACCAAGGGCAGGAGCTCAGCGAACACACGGCCCCTTTCGACGCCCTCGTGACCCTTGTGGATGGCGAGGCGAACATCATGGTCGGCGGTTCCTGGAACAAGATGAGATCCGGGGAAGCCATCCTATTGCCGGCCAATGTCCCGCACGCCGTGAAGGCCGTCACCCGGTTTAAGATGCTGCTGACCATGATCCGCTCATAG
- a CDS encoding transglycosylase SLT domain-containing protein, whose product MKKGTKLAWALVLAIALMVPAAGICAQRRTVRRPPAKHRVVKHRSVKRRGRAARAARWKPIVTFVNFDEPVREFPSKDKSPVWDFWKNVFLARDRLEGGDAPGALDLLRDLPAPPSDIINKNQSFYRRLYRKALETGLEAAKRASEPDEGWRRRLWAYFPDRENDAPESPEAMDGLTRLHLLYQRNLFDSIPGMISISEIAAAEVPDKDKCRAFFELGWALQKDGEREDAVESYGRVAEGSCEARLVARSLFWKGSLESDLRRYEAAEATFSRLTTQSAGNRYADDAYYRLSQIYEAQDERDRAERALRDLLKLPEGDMKEKYLWDDAFSAIQGEDYERAEENLEKIIATRPLGTEAQPQALYWKGRIAEIRSKKKLGGASAGLYRQVLKSYPFSFYALLAEARLGSSESAPSLAKARASLPPDRSLADALRVVDDLNRRMDHEAAADALDYLTYVRRDAAAQSPEAIAERWAESGDYNRALELAAETLDKSVFDIDLARDTTLTRALYPVAYERDARREAEGNRLPLALVLGIMREESLFIRGVRSHAGAVGVMQLMPATARIKAKALGLPPSAGDLKDPPYNIKLGTSFLRDLMDRFDGQTALAVMGYNAGPGNVNRWLGAQGFLPLDEFIEAIPLTETRGYVKRVLRSAYIYGHLLGHFKRSKLVPSLDPPNPS is encoded by the coding sequence ATGAAGAAAGGGACGAAGCTCGCTTGGGCGCTGGTTCTCGCGATCGCGCTCATGGTTCCCGCGGCCGGGATTTGCGCCCAACGCCGGACGGTCCGGCGTCCCCCCGCGAAGCACCGCGTGGTCAAACACCGCTCCGTCAAGCGCCGCGGGCGGGCCGCCAGGGCGGCCCGATGGAAACCGATCGTGACGTTTGTGAATTTCGATGAGCCGGTTCGCGAATTCCCCTCCAAGGACAAGTCGCCCGTCTGGGATTTTTGGAAAAACGTGTTCCTGGCGCGGGACCGGTTGGAGGGGGGCGACGCCCCGGGGGCCCTGGATCTCCTCAGGGACCTTCCGGCCCCGCCCTCCGACATCATCAACAAGAACCAGAGCTTCTACCGGAGGCTCTATCGGAAGGCCCTCGAGACGGGGCTGGAGGCGGCCAAACGGGCCTCCGAACCCGATGAAGGCTGGCGTCGGAGGCTCTGGGCGTATTTTCCGGATCGCGAAAACGACGCCCCCGAGTCTCCGGAAGCGATGGACGGTCTCACCCGTTTGCATCTCCTTTATCAGAGAAACCTCTTCGACTCGATTCCGGGCATGATCTCGATCAGCGAGATTGCCGCGGCCGAGGTGCCGGACAAGGACAAGTGCCGGGCCTTTTTCGAGCTCGGATGGGCCCTCCAGAAGGACGGGGAAAGGGAAGACGCGGTGGAAAGTTACGGGCGGGTGGCGGAAGGGTCCTGCGAGGCGAGATTGGTCGCCCGTTCCCTCTTTTGGAAGGGGAGCCTCGAGTCGGACCTCAGGCGATATGAGGCGGCGGAGGCCACCTTCAGCCGGCTGACCACTCAATCGGCCGGCAACCGCTATGCCGACGACGCGTATTACCGTCTCTCCCAGATTTACGAGGCCCAGGACGAGCGGGACCGGGCGGAACGAGCCCTGAGAGACCTCTTGAAGCTCCCCGAGGGCGACATGAAGGAGAAATACCTCTGGGACGACGCCTTTTCCGCGATTCAAGGCGAGGATTACGAGAGGGCCGAGGAAAATTTGGAAAAAATCATCGCGACGCGGCCGCTCGGCACCGAGGCCCAGCCACAGGCCCTGTATTGGAAGGGCCGCATCGCGGAAATCCGTTCGAAGAAGAAACTGGGAGGGGCTTCGGCCGGCCTCTACCGCCAGGTGCTCAAGTCGTATCCGTTCTCGTTCTACGCCCTCCTGGCGGAGGCGCGTTTGGGCTCCTCGGAATCGGCGCCCTCCCTCGCCAAGGCCAGGGCTTCATTGCCGCCGGACCGCTCCTTGGCGGATGCCCTCCGCGTGGTCGATGATCTCAACCGGAGGATGGACCACGAGGCCGCGGCGGACGCCCTGGACTACCTCACCTACGTCCGCCGGGATGCCGCGGCGCAAAGTCCAGAAGCGATCGCCGAGCGTTGGGCGGAGTCGGGCGATTACAACCGGGCCCTCGAGTTGGCGGCGGAGACGCTCGACAAGTCGGTGTTCGACATCGACCTGGCCAGGGACACGACGTTGACGCGCGCCCTGTATCCCGTGGCCTACGAGCGGGACGCCAGGCGCGAGGCGGAGGGGAATCGTCTGCCCTTGGCGCTGGTTTTGGGGATCATGCGCGAGGAATCGCTCTTCATCCGAGGCGTGCGGTCGCACGCGGGAGCGGTGGGTGTGATGCAGCTCATGCCGGCGACCGCGCGCATCAAGGCGAAGGCCCTCGGGCTCCCTCCGTCCGCGGGCGATCTGAAGGACCCCCCCTACAATATCAAGCTCGGAACCTCATTTCTGCGCGACTTGATGGATCGTTTCGACGGGCAGACGGCGTTGGCGGTGATGGGTTACAACGCGGGACCGGGAAACGTGAACCGTTGGCTGGGCGCCCAGGGTTTTCTGCCGCTCGACGAATTCATCGAAGCGATCCCCTTGACCGAGACGCGCGGCTACGTGAAGCGCGTCCTCCGGTCGGCCTACATCTATGGCCATCTCCTGGGGCATTTCAAAAGGTCGAAGCTGGTTCCATCCCTCGATCCGCCGAATCCATCCTGA
- a CDS encoding DUF1178 family protein, with the protein MVVYELVCGHGHQFEGWFPAPEAFDAQKVRGLVTCQFCGDEHVSKVNAGGPAETPECLPRVIPAPEADGQALPTEILATGEIDGITVLKALRHYVKTHFENVGKDFASLARKMRDGEIPQKNIYGEATPEEIEELADEEIPHIVLRDLPPEFKN; encoded by the coding sequence ATGGTGGTTTACGAACTTGTCTGCGGTCACGGGCATCAGTTCGAGGGGTGGTTTCCCGCGCCCGAGGCCTTTGACGCCCAGAAGGTCCGGGGCCTGGTGACCTGTCAGTTTTGCGGGGATGAACACGTCTCCAAGGTGAACGCGGGCGGCCCGGCCGAAACGCCGGAGTGTCTGCCGCGGGTGATTCCCGCCCCGGAAGCGGACGGCCAGGCCCTGCCCACGGAGATTTTGGCGACCGGTGAGATCGACGGCATTACCGTCCTCAAGGCCCTGAGACATTACGTCAAGACGCATTTCGAAAACGTGGGCAAGGACTTCGCCTCCCTGGCCCGCAAGATGCGGGATGGCGAGATCCCTCAAAAGAATATTTACGGCGAGGCCACTCCCGAGGAAATCGAAGAGCTCGCAGACGAAGAGATTCCGCACATCGTTCTGCGCGACCTCCCGCCGGAGTTTAAGAATTAG
- a CDS encoding SDR family oxidoreductase, translated as MENVAADSLVLSQLSEEDQIRFKTAAGRVIHPDKLEIKRRNKAQRRLQQQSKKKQDRSMRAATEIRTVRRESVFVPPPHRLLGIGGDAGDLDDIVGVLERPDHCYVCKEEFSQIHFFYDSMCPQCARFNYAKRNQTARLDGRVAVITGARLKIGYQAALMMLRAGARVIVTTRFPQDAAVRYTRETDFDAWKDRLQIYGLDLRHSPSVEIFTRHLDRSLDRLDILINNAAQTVRRPPGFYAHLMATEGLPHRDLPERARPLLEDHERCKAALSAAPGTMWLSEWHAGKIDPAPGLTASAALSQIPYTCDDGIVAAEHFPEGRLDADLQQVDLRHRNSWRMTLAEVPTAEMLEVHLVNAVAPFILCAKLKPLMLRDRTNQKHIVNVSAMEGKFNRHTKTDKHPHTNMAKAALNMMTLTSARDYAQSGIYMNAVDTGWVTDEDPAAISARKEEEHDFQPPLDIVDGAARVCDPFFSGLLTGEHSWGNFLKDYRPTSW; from the coding sequence ATGGAAAACGTCGCCGCCGACTCCCTGGTCCTCTCCCAGCTCTCCGAAGAGGATCAAATCCGCTTCAAGACGGCGGCGGGGCGCGTGATCCATCCCGACAAGCTCGAGATCAAGCGCCGCAACAAGGCCCAAAGGCGCCTCCAACAGCAATCCAAGAAGAAACAAGACCGCTCCATGCGCGCGGCGACGGAGATCCGGACGGTCCGGAGGGAGTCGGTGTTCGTCCCTCCCCCGCACCGGCTGCTCGGGATCGGAGGAGACGCCGGAGACCTGGACGACATTGTCGGCGTCCTGGAACGGCCCGACCACTGCTACGTCTGCAAGGAGGAGTTTTCCCAAATCCATTTTTTCTACGACTCGATGTGCCCCCAATGCGCGCGTTTCAACTACGCCAAGCGCAACCAGACCGCACGGCTCGACGGCCGTGTGGCGGTGATCACCGGGGCGCGCCTCAAGATCGGCTACCAGGCCGCGTTGATGATGCTCCGCGCCGGCGCCCGTGTGATCGTCACAACCCGCTTCCCCCAGGACGCGGCCGTCCGGTACACGCGCGAGACGGACTTTGACGCCTGGAAGGACCGCCTGCAGATCTACGGACTGGATTTGCGGCATTCGCCGAGCGTGGAGATCTTTACCCGTCACCTCGACCGGTCCCTGGACCGCCTGGACATCCTCATCAACAACGCCGCCCAGACCGTGCGGAGGCCCCCCGGATTCTACGCCCACCTGATGGCCACGGAGGGCCTGCCCCACCGGGACTTGCCCGAACGGGCGCGCCCGTTGCTGGAGGACCACGAGCGATGCAAGGCCGCGCTGAGCGCGGCGCCCGGCACGATGTGGCTTTCCGAATGGCACGCGGGCAAGATCGATCCGGCGCCGGGCCTCACGGCCTCCGCGGCCCTTTCGCAGATTCCCTACACGTGCGACGACGGCATCGTCGCGGCGGAACACTTTCCCGAAGGCCGGCTCGACGCGGATCTCCAGCAGGTGGACCTGCGCCACCGGAACAGCTGGCGGATGACCTTGGCCGAGGTTCCGACGGCGGAGATGCTGGAGGTCCATCTGGTCAACGCGGTGGCCCCGTTCATCCTGTGCGCGAAGCTCAAGCCCCTGATGTTGCGGGACCGGACGAACCAGAAGCACATCGTCAACGTCTCGGCGATGGAGGGCAAGTTCAACCGCCATACGAAGACGGACAAGCACCCCCACACCAACATGGCCAAGGCCGCGCTCAACATGATGACGCTGACCTCCGCGCGCGATTACGCCCAGAGCGGCATCTACATGAACGCCGTCGACACCGGCTGGGTCACCGACGAGGACCCAGCCGCGATCTCCGCCCGCAAGGAGGAGGAGCACGACTTCCAGCCGCCGCTCGACATCGTGGACGGCGCCGCGCGCGTCTGCGACCCGTTCTTCTCGGGCCTTCTCACCGGCGAACACTCGTGGGGAAATTTTCTCAAGGACTACCGGCCGACCTCCTGGTGA
- a CDS encoding nucleoside deaminase has product MPVLPDDERFMRIALEEARIGLREGGIPIGSVLVIDGQVRGRGRNRRVQSHNPILHGETDCLQNAGRLKAADYRRATLYTTLSPCDMCAGAILLYKIPRVVMAENRSFTGAEETLTRRGVELVNLGSEEAVRMMQDFIRAQPQLWNEDIGL; this is encoded by the coding sequence ATGCCGGTACTCCCTGACGACGAGCGTTTCATGCGAATAGCCCTGGAGGAGGCCCGCATCGGGCTTCGCGAGGGAGGGATCCCCATCGGAAGCGTCTTGGTCATCGATGGACAGGTGAGGGGACGCGGGCGCAACCGGCGCGTGCAGAGCCATAATCCCATCCTGCACGGAGAAACGGACTGTCTCCAGAATGCGGGCCGTCTGAAGGCCGCGGATTACCGGCGCGCGACGCTCTACACGACGCTGTCGCCCTGCGACATGTGCGCGGGCGCGATCCTGCTCTACAAGATTCCGCGCGTGGTGATGGCGGAAAACCGAAGTTTCACCGGGGCCGAGGAGACGCTGACCCGTCGCGGCGTCGAGCTCGTGAATCTGGGGAGCGAGGAGGCCGTCCGCATGATGCAGGACTTCATCCGCGCGCAGCCCCAACTTTGGAACGAGGATATCGGGCTGTGA
- a CDS encoding PaaI family thioesterase: MPARDPAPDAGQERIFSKAPFIRELGIRLKGLGSGWCESSLEIQPRHLQQDDVIHAGVMATMADHTAGGAAATLVKGGEIVLTIEFKINILRPARGRSLRCKAVVLRPGSRVTVAESEVFSQEGEKEVLVAKAMVTLAVVVT; this comes from the coding sequence ATGCCCGCACGAGACCCGGCCCCCGACGCAGGCCAGGAACGCATCTTCAGCAAGGCCCCCTTCATTCGCGAGCTGGGGATCAGACTCAAAGGCCTCGGGAGCGGTTGGTGCGAGTCGTCTTTGGAGATTCAGCCGCGGCACCTGCAACAGGACGACGTGATCCACGCCGGCGTGATGGCGACCATGGCCGACCACACGGCCGGCGGCGCGGCCGCGACGTTGGTCAAAGGGGGGGAAATCGTCCTGACGATCGAATTCAAGATCAACATCCTCCGTCCCGCCCGCGGCCGATCGCTGCGCTGCAAGGCCGTCGTCCTCCGCCCGGGCAGCCGGGTGACGGTGGCCGAATCCGAGGTTTTTTCCCAAGAAGGAGAGAAGGAGGTCCTCGTCGCGAAAGCGATGGTGACCTTGGCCGTCGTGGTGACTTGA
- a CDS encoding 3'-5' exonuclease, translated as MDSPIIPITISREDLLQLPIRRYEGQVHLVENPHELSRALHAIRHERVVGLDTETRPAFRKGEVHPPSLVQVAASHAVYLFPLKRLDCAEALTELLESETIRKAGIGLRDDFAKLRMRFAFEEKSAVELSTVAKRQGMHQPSVRNLTALYLGFRVTKGQSTSNWGRAELTRQQILYAATDAWVCRELYLCFQERGFL; from the coding sequence ATGGATTCCCCTATTATCCCAATAACCATTTCACGTGAAGACCTTCTTCAGCTCCCCATCCGCCGTTACGAAGGCCAGGTGCATCTGGTCGAGAATCCCCACGAGCTCTCCCGGGCCCTGCACGCCATCCGGCACGAACGCGTCGTCGGGCTCGACACGGAGACGCGGCCCGCGTTCCGGAAGGGGGAGGTCCATCCGCCGAGCCTCGTTCAGGTGGCCGCCTCTCATGCCGTCTATCTCTTTCCGCTCAAGCGCCTGGACTGCGCCGAGGCCCTCACGGAACTGCTGGAAAGCGAAACGATCCGCAAAGCCGGCATCGGCCTGCGCGATGATTTCGCCAAGTTGAGGATGAGGTTTGCGTTCGAGGAGAAAAGCGCGGTGGAGCTATCAACGGTCGCCAAGCGGCAGGGCATGCATCAGCCGAGCGTGCGGAACCTGACCGCCCTGTATTTGGGTTTCCGCGTCACGAAGGGACAAAGCACCTCCAACTGGGGCCGCGCGGAACTCACGCGGCAACAAATCCTCTACGCCGCCACGGACGCCTGGGTGTGCCGCGAGTTGTATCTGTGTTTTCAGGAGCGCGGCTTCCTGTGA
- a CDS encoding DUF167 domain-containing protein has translation MRIEITVKPGSRRPGVEKLPDGTYRVAVNAPPREGRANEAVIEALAGYFDVPKSSIRIRMGSSGRKKVVEIDERE, from the coding sequence ATGAGGATCGAAATCACCGTCAAACCCGGCTCGCGGAGGCCCGGGGTGGAAAAACTCCCCGACGGGACCTACCGCGTGGCGGTCAACGCCCCGCCGCGGGAAGGGCGCGCCAATGAGGCGGTGATCGAAGCCCTGGCCGGTTACTTCGACGTGCCGAAATCCTCCATCCGGATCCGGATGGGATCGTCCGGTCGAAAAAAGGTCGTTGAAATCGACGAGCGGGAATGA
- a CDS encoding metalloregulator ArsR/SmtB family transcription factor codes for MKTLVNETLVQVAKFLRAMGEPNRLKILRTLHDGEMTATDIIAETAATQSNVSKHLAILTSEGIVSARKDGTSTYYKIADPNITSICDTVCRSIADRIRQSRSTLKNIQKGVAL; via the coding sequence ATGAAAACGCTGGTGAACGAGACGCTCGTCCAGGTCGCCAAGTTCCTCAGGGCGATGGGAGAACCGAACCGCCTCAAGATCCTGCGCACTCTGCACGACGGGGAGATGACGGCGACGGATATCATCGCGGAGACGGCGGCGACGCAATCCAACGTGTCCAAACACCTGGCCATCCTGACCTCCGAGGGAATCGTCTCGGCGAGGAAGGATGGGACCTCCACCTACTACAAGATCGCCGATCCGAACATCACGTCGATCTGCGACACCGTCTGCCGGAGCATCGCCGACCGGATCCGCCAGTCGAGGAGCACATTGAAGAACATCCAAAAGGGGGTGGCGTTGTAG
- a CDS encoding saccharopine dehydrogenase NADP-binding domain-containing protein — protein sequence MSRRIFIAGGYGVFGSQIARELARGGIPLTIAGRDGAKAAKCAAAYGADARGVSLDVRDKAACRSAFEGHAAVVHCAGPFSDQGTAVLEACLESRCHYADIADDRVYAAKVRSFDARFRAAGLVAAYGCSSLPGISGALARRLRDRSPEPPARIRVTLFIGNKNAKGEAAVRSVLRILGKDVQAPQGPIRGFGDPETVALPSPWGRRSVNNFESPEYDLFPELFGARSVTVKLGFELGAVRRGLALFAGLPESWRRASLKPLVRIGNALSFFGTSGGAVMVEFFYGDGSQKSEALSTPENGQTMAILPCVFVVHKLLSGAPNEAGAKIAYEILGADEMTTNLRSFCVSC from the coding sequence ATGAGCCGCCGCATCTTCATCGCGGGGGGCTACGGCGTCTTCGGCTCGCAGATCGCCCGGGAACTCGCCCGAGGCGGCATCCCATTGACGATCGCGGGACGCGACGGAGCGAAGGCGGCCAAGTGCGCCGCCGCCTACGGCGCCGACGCCCGGGGCGTGTCGTTGGACGTCCGTGACAAGGCGGCCTGCCGCAGTGCCTTTGAGGGGCACGCCGCGGTCGTTCATTGCGCCGGGCCCTTTTCGGACCAAGGCACGGCGGTCTTGGAGGCCTGCCTCGAGTCGCGGTGCCATTACGCCGACATCGCCGACGACCGCGTCTATGCCGCCAAGGTCCGGTCCTTCGACGCGCGTTTCCGGGCCGCGGGCCTCGTCGCCGCCTACGGCTGCTCGAGCCTCCCCGGAATTTCGGGCGCCCTGGCAAGGCGGCTGAGGGACCGGTCGCCGGAACCGCCGGCGCGCATCCGGGTGACGCTCTTCATCGGCAACAAGAACGCCAAGGGCGAAGCGGCCGTCCGGTCGGTCCTTAGAATCTTGGGGAAGGACGTTCAGGCGCCCCAAGGGCCGATCCGCGGCTTCGGCGATCCCGAAACCGTCGCCCTCCCCTCTCCGTGGGGCCGGCGGTCCGTAAACAATTTTGAAAGCCCCGAGTATGACCTCTTTCCCGAACTCTTCGGCGCCCGGTCCGTGACCGTCAAACTGGGATTTGAGCTCGGGGCGGTCCGCCGCGGCCTCGCCCTCTTCGCCGGACTCCCCGAGTCTTGGCGTCGGGCCTCGCTGAAGCCCCTCGTCCGGATCGGGAACGCGCTGAGTTTCTTCGGGACATCCGGAGGCGCCGTGATGGTGGAATTTTTCTACGGCGACGGTTCTCAAAAAAGCGAGGCTCTCTCCACCCCGGAGAACGGCCAAACGATGGCGATCCTCCCCTGCGTCTTCGTCGTTCACAAATTGCTGTCCGGAGCCCCAAATGAGGCCGGCGCCAAGATCGCCTACGAGATCCTGGGGGCCGATGAGATGACGACCAACTTGCGGTCCTTCTGCGTCTCTTGCTAG
- a CDS encoding tRNA-uridine aminocarboxypropyltransferase, with protein sequence MAPTLRDYQRLKQQRLAAQIPPRDLCYRCWRPGGFCYCAKIRPIGLDLRFAILIHPLEEKRPIATGRMAHLCLKDSFLIEGDDYSDSAEVNALLADPKNDPAVLFPCEGSTDLSALEPEERRALFRPGKRPLIFVIDGTWHSARRTMFRSRNLKNLPCIRFTPAEPSRIRVRHQPDRHCYTTLEAIHQTIDLLTEMPSRPHDNLLEVMEDMVGRQLVFCAERKPRDEGLRIRRSLLR encoded by the coding sequence ATGGCCCCGACGCTTCGCGACTATCAAAGGCTCAAACAGCAGCGCCTCGCGGCGCAAATTCCGCCGCGCGATCTCTGTTACCGCTGCTGGCGTCCGGGCGGGTTCTGCTACTGCGCGAAAATCCGTCCGATCGGTCTCGATCTGCGTTTCGCCATCCTCATTCATCCGCTCGAAGAGAAGCGTCCGATCGCCACCGGGCGCATGGCGCATCTGTGTTTGAAGGATTCGTTTCTGATCGAGGGGGACGACTACTCGGACAGCGCCGAAGTGAACGCCCTCCTGGCGGATCCGAAGAATGACCCCGCCGTCTTGTTTCCGTGCGAAGGATCCACGGACCTGAGCGCCTTGGAGCCCGAAGAGCGCCGCGCCCTGTTTCGCCCCGGCAAGCGTCCGCTCATTTTTGTGATCGACGGAACCTGGCACAGCGCGCGCCGGACGATGTTCCGCAGCCGGAATCTGAAAAATCTGCCGTGCATCCGTTTTACGCCGGCGGAGCCGTCGCGCATTCGCGTGCGTCATCAGCCCGACAGGCATTGCTACACGACCCTGGAGGCCATTCACCAGACGATCGACCTCCTGACGGAGATGCCGTCGCGTCCCCATGACAACCTCCTGGAGGTCATGGAGGACATGGTCGGCCGGCAGCTTGTGTTTTGCGCGGAAAGAAAGCCCCGCGATGAGGGGCTGCGCATTCGCAGGAGCCTCTTGCGATGA
- a CDS encoding cold-shock protein has translation MSKQTGTVKWFNDAKGFGFITPSDSGKDLFVHHSNIQGEGFKSLSEGQQVTYNVGTGPKGEFATEVTAA, from the coding sequence ATGTCCAAACAAACAGGAACCGTGAAATGGTTCAACGACGCCAAGGGGTTCGGTTTCATCACCCCGTCGGATAGCGGAAAGGACCTCTTCGTCCATCACTCCAACATCCAGGGAGAAGGCTTCAAGTCGCTCTCCGAAGGACAGCAGGTCACGTACAACGTCGGCACGGGCCCCAAGGGCGAGTTCGCGACGGAAGTCACGGCCGCCTAG
- a CDS encoding glutamate--tRNA ligase family protein, which translates to MTVRFAPSPTGTFHAGNLRTAWISREWARVLSLPWSVRFENIDKPRNVPGARERQLEEMKRLGLVPDATALQSDSFERHWTAFLKFLEADLVYPCFCSRKMIRDSVDAAASAPHGPVAAYTGKCRDLNVFPKTTLPTLAWRVRREDATGRDDFVVARTGTALDVRGVPDKDTFAPAYHWACAVDDYDGDHALLVRAWDLEEAAGQQRFLHERLAHLEKSGKPVPAIFHCSLVTADDGHRLEKRTPGASLEEILDAGETPATLVEKFRRSFMGDWGGFEAGKIFGETRRTLALGELLGR; encoded by the coding sequence ATGACCGTCCGCTTTGCCCCCTCGCCGACCGGGACCTTTCACGCGGGCAATCTCCGCACCGCCTGGATCTCGCGCGAGTGGGCGCGGGTCTTGAGTCTCCCGTGGTCCGTCCGTTTCGAGAACATCGACAAACCCCGAAACGTCCCGGGCGCGCGGGAGCGCCAGTTGGAGGAAATGAAACGGCTGGGCCTCGTTCCGGATGCGACGGCTCTCCAGAGCGATTCCTTTGAGCGGCATTGGACGGCGTTCCTCAAGTTCCTCGAAGCGGATCTGGTCTACCCCTGCTTCTGTTCCCGGAAGATGATCCGCGACTCCGTCGACGCCGCCGCCTCGGCGCCCCACGGTCCCGTGGCCGCCTACACGGGGAAATGCCGTGACCTGAATGTCTTTCCCAAGACGACGTTGCCGACTCTGGCGTGGCGGGTCCGCCGGGAGGACGCGACCGGGCGGGATGACTTTGTGGTGGCGCGCACGGGCACGGCGTTGGATGTGCGGGGGGTCCCGGACAAGGACACGTTCGCTCCCGCGTACCACTGGGCCTGCGCAGTGGACGATTACGACGGTGATCACGCCCTGCTCGTGCGCGCCTGGGACCTCGAGGAAGCGGCGGGACAGCAGAGGTTCCTCCACGAACGCCTCGCGCACTTGGAAAAAAGCGGAAAACCCGTCCCGGCCATTTTTCACTGCTCTCTCGTCACGGCGGACGATGGGCACCGGCTCGAAAAGAGGACGCCGGGGGCCTCGTTGGAGGAGATTCTGGACGCCGGAGAAACTCCGGCGACCCTGGTGGAAAAATTCCGCCGGAGCTTCATGGGGGACTGGGGCGGCTTTGAAGCGGGAAAGATATTCGGGGAGACGCGAAGAACGCTGGCGCTTGGGGAGCTTCTGGGACGTTGA